Proteins from one Kazachstania africana CBS 2517 chromosome 1, complete genome genomic window:
- the EPO1 gene encoding Epo1p (similar to Saccharomyces cerevisiae YLR031W and YMR124W; ancestral locus Anc_2.414) has product MEAAMNTSTNHTSSMNQMRNGFLTNDIGSIDITQETPVNQNLNQQNANQNYLMNQTIQQRPQYQFGVQNQHFQQNVPQQFSGQMAAQQQGYNGMSPGQRYQQNHASQARQPKTEPKKSHSLTQKSFSNFFKSKNHFGKFKRGNNMDSVGTIAAEESERQVNNNAADDVILNNTNDTFYTFNDIQKAGYKQGDKFNHNSSTTPIIPTIITTNHNDMSSTEYRKYMTNQRKMAMSAVARQQQQGPQNTNNPRTLSLQQGNPNINNPRTLSLQQGNPNMNNPRAMSLQQGAPRMFPPTAPNNISNNNNDVRTMSLQQGPPRQFNQTYMNNSRSNTFMNSSMPRPPIPQQQGAPRTMSLTNNQQRPFTTQNHMNMMHPQLPGFNNAPMPLQQNNIQPQNRNMVQNRGQIMPNMNQNLNSMNNLRQLQNPPPSQDPLYTSNNRGDSLYPNNNSFPSEASNNSPVPGYVSNSSVSTSMYAQEPLGKESSNISQPKLNVIKLSEPQQIEIKQREQQLAKRASQLQQREDKINEKEREVDIELEQNLNLRPNSALENGLQNLNISDDHMRYDQTAPTVLTEKVLTFNSLEKDKPVSHQSKNTVGTEPFSTTDDFQKEMTMVLDAFLLLSYNSKRISIADNRRGSSTIEKHSSESNINVDITDASIQDDTFQYKKDNYKKYDTLEESDKDNENDEFNFDNTVTEKYKYTDVTGKKSNELFITGDNLTLLNENKALVSELTLLSTELAESIKRETILSKQLNLKLERGNQSLKPASLSDFESELEKNTSKVVELIKQVNEERLKRFIAEERALLLEKGENTDSLELLHLINELKFKLKMKDDEVADLKLRLNTFEKQF; this is encoded by the coding sequence ATGGAAGCTGCCATGAACACTTCTACTAACCATACTTCATCCATGAATCAGATGAGAAATGGTTTCTTAACTAACGATATTGGAAGTATCGATATTACACAGGAGACTCCAgtcaatcaaaatttgaatcaacAGAATGCTAACCAAAATTATCTAATGAATCAAACCATCCAACAGAGACCACAGTACCAGTTTGGAGTGCAGAATCAACACTTCCAGCAAAATGTACCACAGCAATTTAGTGGACAAATGGCCGCACAACAACAAGGCTACAATGGGATGTCCCCAGGACAAAGATACCAACAAAATCATGCCTCACAGGCTCGGCAACCAAAAACTGAACCCAAGAAATCTCATTCTTTGACTCAAAAGTCTTTCTCTAACTTCTTTAAGTCGAAGAATCATTTTGGCAAGTTTAAGAGAGGCAATAACATGGATTCTGTTGGTACTATCGCTGCTGAGGAAAGTGAGAGACAAGTCAACAACAATGCTGCTGATGATGTGATATTAAACAACACAAATGACACTTTTTACACTTTTAACGACATCCAAAAGGCAGGATACAAACAAGGtgataaattcaatcaCAATAGTTCTACCACTCCCATCATACCCACAATTATTACTACAAACCATAATGATATGTCAAGTACAGAATACAGAAAGTATATGACAAATCAAAGGAAAATGGCAATGAGTGCTGTCGCAAGACAGCAACAACAAGGTCCCcaaaatacaaataatCCAAGGACGTTGTCATTACAACAGGGCAATCCAAATATAAACAATCCAAGAACACTGTCATTGCAACAGGGCAACCCAAATATGAACAATCCAAGAGCAATGTCATTACAACAAGGAGCTCCCCGAATGTTCCCCCCAACAGCTCCAAATaacatttcaaataataataatgatgtcAGAACCATGTCTCTACAACAGGGCCCACCACGACAATTCAACCAAACGTACATGAACAACTCCCGTTCCAATACTTTTATGAATAGTTCTATGCCAAGACCTCCAATACCTCAACAACAAGGTGCACCACGGACTATGTCTTTGACCAATAACCAACAAAGGCCTTTTACTACGCAAAATCACATGAATATGATGCATCCTCAATTACCGGGATTTAACAACGCACCGATGCCTTTACAGCAGAATAATATCCAACCTCAAAACAGAAATATGGTACAAAATAGGGGACAGATCATGCCAAATATGAaccaaaatttgaattctaTGAATAATCTAAGGCAACTGCAAAATCCACCACCAAGCCAGGACCCATTATATACTTCAAATAATCGTGGTGATAGCTTGTATCCAAATAACAACTCGTTCCCAAGCGAAGCTTCTAACAATAGCCCTGTTCCCGGGTATGTTTCAAACAGTTCTGTGTCAACATCAATGTATGCGCAAGAGCCACTTGGCAAGGAGTCCTCCAACATCAGTCAACCCAAATTGAATGTCATAAAACTTTCTGAACCtcaacaaattgaaatcaaacaAAGGGAGCAGCAGTTGGCCAAAAGGGCTTCTCAACTCCAACAAAGAGAAGATAAGATCAacgaaaaagaaagagaagtTGATATTGAGCTTGAAcagaatttgaatttaagaCCAAATAGTGCTTTAGAAAATGGCCTTCAGAATTTGAACATAAGTGATGACCATATGAGATATGATCAGACAGCTCCCACCGTTTTAACTGAAAAAGTACTAACATTTAATTCATTAGAGAAAGATAAGCCTGTGTCTCATCAGAGCAAGAACACTGTTGGTACTGAGCCTTTCTCAACCACCGatgattttcaaaaagaaatgacGATGGTTCTAGACGCTTTTCTGTTGTTATCATATAACTCAAAACGTATTTCAATAGCAGACAATAGAAGAGGTAGCtctaccattgaaaaacatAGCTCAGAAAGTAACATTAACGTGGACATAACCGATGCCAGCATACAAGACGATACTTTCCAATACAAAAAAGacaattacaaaaaatacGACACTCTTGAAGAAAGTGATAAAGACAACGAGaatgatgaatttaattttgataatacaGTTACTGAGAAATACAAATATACTGATGTAACTGGAAAGAAATCCAATGAACTTTTCATTACTGGTGACAATTTGACcttattgaatgaaaacaAGGCGTTGGTATCGGAATTGACCCTGCTATCAACAGAATTAGCTGAATCTATCAAGAGAGAAACCATTTTATCTaaacaattgaatttgaaacttGAAAGAGGGAACCAATCCTTAAAACCAGCATCTTTAAGTGATTTCGAAagtgaattagaaaaaaataccTCAAAAGTAGTCGAACTTATTAAACAAGTCAACGAAGagagattgaaaagattcatAGCCGAGGAACGTGCTCTACTCCTAGAGAAAGGAGAAAACACAGACTCCTTAGAACTTTTACATTTAATTAATGAGCTGAAATTTAAGCTAAAGATGAAAGACGACGAAGTTGCCGATCTAAAGCTGCGCTTGAACACTTTTGAGAAACAGTTctaa
- the MGR3 gene encoding Mgr3p (similar to Saccharomyces cerevisiae YKL133C and YMR115W; ancestral locus Anc_2.433), protein MNRFLQFSSSLIRRPVFARKTYSKWLWGLTGVSVATGGSFLYCYVNHAAYDKIWFKGSYPSEIRELLKTAIWNESNKANFNYGEALKVYIKILNRLDEKQYNKLIDHYTRIELKIADLLEKLDLVEDARNIYTELLYRYFNALNTPGNVPEPYRSEMIRKDLRLLIKSLELNRDLDLGKRNLLAHLLLVQEEILCKSPELKEFFDKRKERTSKRLMKASNDNEIGVDDEDFKTFVNSDNILMEQDGSMILDLQKKSSAWEPFKEEFFTARDLYTAYCLSSKDISSALSCKMTTVEWMVMADMPPGQILLAQANLGSLLYLEAEKFESDLSQIKSRCELDPALKQDDKIIKALRFLNSNKVKCLKMANQCYDSVIDFSKKNKRLRFHMDDQLDTAVSQAVALSIYGKGILDLHGGSLLKAERYLMDSIKLAKEINFAELLKEAEDELDKTRALKLKEVDDIDKLN, encoded by the coding sequence ATGAATAGGTTTCTACAGTTTTCTTCGTCATTGATCCGTAGACCAGTGTTTGCAAGGAAGACGTACTCGAAGTGGCTGTGGGGTCTAACTGGGGTCTCAGTGGCTACAGGTGGCTCGTTTCTGTACTGCTATGTTAATCATGCAGCATATGATAAAATATGGTTTAAAGGGAGTTATCCATCTGAGATAAGGGAACTGTTGAAGACTGCGATTTGGAATGAGAGTAACAAGgcaaatttcaattatGGTGAGGCATTGAAGGTTTATATCAAGATACTTAATAGATTGGATGAGAAGCAATATAACAAATTGATTGATCATTATACAAGGATTGAATTGAAGATCGCTGATTTACTTGAAAAACTTGATTTAGTGGAAGACGCTAGGAACATTTATACTGAATTGTTGTATCGTTATTTCAATGCTTTGAATACTCCAGGTAACGTCCCAGAGCCTTATAGAAGTGAGATGATAAGGAAAGATTTACGACTATTGATCAAATCTTTGGAACTTAATAGAGATTTGGACCTGGGTAAAAGAAATCTATTGGCCCATTTATTACTGgttcaagaagaaattctCTGTAAATCACCAGAATTGAAGGAATTCTTTGACAAGAGAAAGGAAAGAACTTCAAAAAGATTAATGAAAGCTagtaatgataatgaaattggTGTGGATGATGAAGACTTCAAAACTTTTGTCAATTCagataatattttaatggAACAGGATGGATCTATGATTCTAGATTTGCAGAAAAAGAGTAGTGCTTGGGAACCATTCAAAGAGGAATTCTTTACTGCGAGAGATCTATATACTGCCTATTGTCTTTCCTCTAAGGATATATCATCTGCGTTAAGTTGTAAAATGACTACTGTGGAGTGGATGGTGATGGCTGATATGCCTCCGGGTCAAATATTACTGGCACAAGCAAATCTAGGTTCATTATTATACCTTGAAGCAGAAAAATTCGAGTCAGACTTAAGCCAGATAAAATCTAGATGTGAACTTGATCCTGCTTTGAAGCAAGATGATAAGATTATAAAGGCACTGAGATTTTTAAACTCTAATAAGGTAAAATGTTTGAAAATGGCCAATCAATGCTACGATTCAGTAATTGATTTCtcaaaaaagaacaaaaggTTAAGATTCCATATGGACGATCAACTGGATACTGCAGTTTCTCAAGCAGTTGCCCTCTCTATATATGGTAAAGGTATATTGGATCTTCACGGCGGCTCTTTATTAAAAGCAGAAAGATATCTAATGGATTCCATTAAACTTGCCAAGgaaattaattttgctGAATTGCTGAAAGAAGCTGAAGATGAGCTAGACAAAACAAGGGcgttaaaattgaaagaagtggatgatattgataaacTTAATTAA
- the ASC1 gene encoding 40S ribosomal protein RACK1 (similar to Saccharomyces cerevisiae ASC1 (YMR116C); ancestral locus Anc_2.431), protein MASNEVLVLRGTLEGHNGWVTSLATSAGQPNLLVSASRDKTLISWKLTGDDQKVGVPVRSFKGHSHIVQDVTLTPDGAYALSASWDKTLRLWEVATGETFQRFVGHKSDVMSVAIDRKASMIISGSRDKSIKVWTIKGQCLATLLGHNDWVSQVRVAPNDKDDDETVTVISAGNDKMVKAWNLNQFQIEADFVGHNGNVNTITASPDGSLIASAGKDGEIMLWNLADKVPMYTLNAQDEVFALAFSPNRYWLAAATASGIKVFSLDPQALIDDLRPEFAGYNKAAEPHAVSLTWSADGQTLFAGYTDNVIRVWQVMTAN, encoded by the exons ATGGCATCTAACGAAGTTTTAGTTTTAAGAGGTACTTTAGAAGGTCACAACGGTTGGGTTACTTCCTTAGCCACTTCTGCTGGTCAACCAAACTTATTAGTTTCCGCTTCCAGAGATAAGACTTTAATCTCCTGGAAGTTAACTGGTGATGACCAAAAGGTCGGTGTCCCAGTCAGATCTTTCAAGGGTCACTCTCACATCGTCCAAGATGTCACTTTAACCCCAGATGGTGCTTACGCTTTATCTGCTTCTTGGGATAAGACTTTAAGATTGTGGGAAGTCGCCACTGGTGAAACTTTCCAAAGATTCGTTGGTCACAAGTCTGATGTTATGTCTGTCGCCATTGACAGAAAGGCTTCTATGATCATCTCTGGTTCCCGTGACAAGTCCATCAAGGTCTGGACTATCAAGGGTCAATGTTTAGCCACTTTATTAGGTCACAACGACTGGGTTTCCCAAGTCAGAGTTGCTCCAAATGACAAGGACGATGACGAAACCGTCACTGTTATCTCTGCTGGTAACGACAAGATGGTTAAG GCCTGGAACTTAAACCAATTCCAAATCGAAGCTGATTTCGTTGGTCACAACGGTAACGTTAACACCATCACTGCTTCCCCAGATGGTTCTTTAATTGCTTCCGCTGGTAAGGACGGTGAAATCATGTTATGGAACTTAGCTGACAAGGTCCCAATGTACACCTTAAACGCCCAAGACGAAGTTTTCGCTTTAGCTTTCTCTCCAAACAGATACTGGTTAGCTGCTGCCACTGCTTCTGGTATCAAGGTCTTCTCCTTAGACCCACAAGCCTTAATTGATGACTTAAGACCAGAATTTGCTGGTTACAACAAGGCTGCTGAACCACACGCTGTTTCCTTAACCTGGTCTGCTGATGGTCAAACTTTATTCGCCGGTTACACCGATAACGTTATTAGAGTTTGGCAAGTCATGACCGCCAACTAA
- the SPC24 gene encoding kinetochore-associated Ndc80 complex subunit SPC24 (similar to Saccharomyces cerevisiae SPC24 (YMR117C); ancestral locus Anc_2.427) has protein sequence MSSEGKLIDDPASLLKETREAFNIEEDIENLIEINKKLKQIKEKSNTLIKNRNLNIKKLSNDMNAHKDKTDTLTIELQRIREENFKIKENEANLEIFVNDLNKLESETTELRQNIDDKVTKLISEPNTLDFTADPSILDDPVAKANLLKLKFYRSMGIIIDSDNNQVLIENAKNKIDILPLDDDYSDFFKTKFIWDRIKKSQSREETLTPP, from the coding sequence ATGAGCAGCGAGGGGAAACTTATTGATGATCCTGCATCTCTATTGAAAGAAACTAGAGAAGCTTTCaacattgaagaagatatcgAAAATTTGATCGAAATtaacaagaaattgaaacaaataaaagaaaagtcAAACACGTTGATAAAAAATCGAAATCTGAATATAAAGAAGTTGTCCAATGATATGAATGCACATAAAGACAAGACTGATACTTTAACTATTGAATTGCAAAGAATCAGAgaggaaaattttaagattAAGGAAAATGAAGCCAACTTAGAAATATTTGTgaatgatttgaataaattagaGTCAGAAACCACTGAATTAAGGCAAAATATCGATGATAAAGTGACTAAGCTAATCTCTGAACCAAATACGTTGGATTTTACGGCAGATCCTTCCATTCTCGATGATCCTGTTGCCAAGGCAAACTtgttaaaattgaaattttatagGTCAATGGGGATTATAATAGACTCAGACAACAATCAAGTGCTCATTGAAAATGCTAAAAACAAGATCGATATCTTACCACTAGATGATGATTACAGTGACTTCTTCAAGACCAAATTCATTTGGGATAGAATTAAGAAATCACAGAGTCGAGAGGAAACCCTAACTCCTCCTTAG
- the PKR1 gene encoding Pkr1p (similar to Saccharomyces cerevisiae PKR1 (YMR123W); ancestral locus Anc_2.415): MSFFVRLWESIFEPGTSPQLIIATHVSFILLLVTLGSLIVITNYNIHFILLFIIASLLWITVIWFVNELKNIDLKSNSELQTNKGKAESEASPLTGEVTSGYSKDSTASHSTTSRKL, from the coding sequence ATGTCGTTCTTCGTTAGGCTATGGGAGTCCATTTTCGAACCGGGCACTTCTCCTCAGTTGATCATCGCTACCCATGTTTCCTTCATTCTGCTGTTAGTCACGCTCGGGTCGCTGATAGTCATCACAAACTACAATATCCATTTCATATTACTCTTCATCATCGCGTCTCTGCTGTGGATCACCGTCATATGGTTTGTCAACGAACTGAAGAACATAGACCTGAAATCAAACAGTGAATTACAAACTAATAAGGGAAAGGCTGAATCCGAAGCATCACCACTCACTGGAGAAGTCACATCTGGTTACTCCAAGGACTCTACCGCCTCTCATAGTACCACATCCAGAAAACTATAA
- the ASI1 gene encoding putative ubiquitin-protein ligase ASI1 (similar to Saccharomyces cerevisiae ASI1 (YMR119W) and ASI3 (YNL008C); ancestral locus Anc_2.419) — protein sequence MNSTIIEKLPYLNQTSHYILGGRSVVAKLINTPYRLLLALFDAVKLQFWEQSNTDEFFIGQRWILNTIGFFFSSYGVICFITSILLNRFVLLSSIRSRRSNTNNTTILPSRLRFVLHFSVTLLLSIILFQPLLNSNLLSYPHRLFIVFTLSYIVETVVAISSNQIPLEGSDYSIFELSLQFYILKTMKVNITNSPELLADCMVAIASRIIIHFVEMFNTRKSRLLMSTCLNMTYLGFLMYRMSKNGFFSIPISIIFRHFPKLFSLFIVIASFTCYLLACAVRFNPTAFKLQNLQDLKFYSFMNNWSKHLNFNGDEDFSTIINKLAILLYLGTDNKDKNLNNEFPYVNVPLEINKLFTISSYLNFNIEGDEEIMDEETIIAEWGNGVHNNTSLLTKFIKFLKKCIANPNQLGNEATFSDDTQVDIDEKAYMTEINDTILSNDDDDDNDFNYLPDFNEEENIDDDDYDSDLDDISQDDSLYIMNALDLISPNTTILHSKKNLDWYLSTREIFSKHLQSQSRLTRSKYSTIKLNNSSESTFEENADDLSCAVCKANQRNIIFWPCKCFAVCEDCRISLSLRNYNSCICCRRPVNGYTKLQTK from the coding sequence ATGAATTCAACAATTATAGAGAAGCTACCCTATTTGAATCAAACTTCTCATTATATCTTAGGTGGTAGGTCTGTCGTTGCCAAATTGATAAATACACCTTATAGGCTACTACTGGCACTATTTGATGCGGTGAAACTGCAATTCTGGGAACAGTCCAATACTGATGAGTTTTTTATAGGTCAAAGATGGATTTTAAATACAATCGGTTTCTTCTTTAGCAGCTATGGCGTTATATGTTTCATCACCTCCATTTTATTGAATAGATTTGTTCTGTTGTCTTCAATTAGGTCTAGAAGAAGTAATACCAACAATACAACAATTCTTCCGAGCAGGCTGCGATTTGTTTTACATTTCTCCGTAACCTTACTATTATCGATTATCTTATTTCAACCATTGCTAAACTCTAACTTACTTTCTTACCCACACCGTTTATTCATTGTTTTCACGTTATCTTACATTGTGGAAACTGTAGTAGCCATATCATCGAATCAGATACCATTGGAAGGATCAGACTACTCCATTTTTGAGTTATCCTTACAGTTCTACATTTTGAAGACTATGAAAGTTAATATTACAAACTCTCCAGAGCTCTTAGCTGATTGTATGGTAGCGATCGCAAGTCGTATCATTATTCACTTCGTGGAGATGTTCAATACtagaaaatcaagattATTAATGAGTACATGTCTGAATATGACTTATTTAGGGTTTCTAATGTACAGAATGTCTAAAAATGGCTTCTTTTCTATcccaatttcaataattttcagGCATTTCCCCAAACTATTCTCACTGTTCATCGTCATTGCCTCATTTACTTGCTATTTACTTGCGTGTGCTGTCAGATTTAATCCAACGGCCTTCAAACTACaaaatttacaagatttgaaattctATTCCTTCATGAATAACTGGTCAAAACATCTAAACTTTAACGGAGATGAGGATTTTTCAACTATTATTAACAAACTAGCAATTTTATTGTATCTGGGAACtgataataaagataaaaatttaaataacGAATTCCCGTATGTTAACGTGCCACTTGAAATAAACAAACTATTCACAATATCTTCTTATTTGAACTTCAACATAGAAGgagatgaagaaattatgGACGAAGAAACAATTATAGCGGAATGGGGAAATGGAGTGCACAACAATACGTCTCTGTTGACTAAGTTTATtaagtttttgaaaaagtgCATCGCCAATCCTAATCAGTTAGGTAATGAGGCGACATTTTCTGATGATACCCAGGTTGATATTGACGAAAAAGCGTACATGACTGAAATAAACGATACTATATTGTCtaatgacgatgatgatgacaatGATTTTAATTATCTACCTGATTTcaacgaagaagaaaatatagatgatgatgactaTGATTCAGATTTGGATGATATATCACAGGATGATAGCCTTTACATAATGAACGCATTGGATTTAATTTCGCCAAATACCACTATTCTTCATtccaaaaagaatttggatTGGTATCTATCGACTagagaaatattttcaaaacacTTACAATCACAAAGTAGGCTGACTAGGTCAAAATACAGTACCATCAAGCTGAATAATTCCAGTGAGTCGACTTTTGAGGAGAATGCTGATGATTTATCATGTGCCGTATGCAAAgcaaatcaaagaaatattattttttggcCTTGCAAGTGCTTTGCAGTTTGTGAAGATTGTAGAATTTCATTGAGTTTACGAAATTATAATTCATGTATTTGTTGTAGACGTCCCGTCAATGGCTATACTAAACTACAAACAAAATAA
- the SHH3 gene encoding protein SHH3 (similar to Saccharomyces cerevisiae SDH3 (YKL141W) and YMR118C; ancestral locus Anc_2.423), which translates to MNVIQTSKTLTKRYLPIANSQLRILPTQHRFIVYNEKVRAPSESKELVGRRKQRPISPHLTIYEPQIPWVLSALHRITGIYLGLIFFSCTILLGVSSIFNLDISTKKMKDWYKRYIPTYASVLNRILLSYFVSFHSFNGIRHLVWDTGRQLSNQGVIRTGYVVIGLSTLVGTYLLSI; encoded by the coding sequence ATGAATGTTATTCAAACGTCAAAGACGCTGACTAAACGTTATTTGCCAATTGCAAATTCGCAACTACGAATACTTCCCACGCAACACAGGTTTATTGTCTACAATGAGAAGGTCAGAGCACCTAGTGAATCAAAGGAATTAGtaggaagaagaaagcaaAGGCCCATTTCGCCTCATCTAACCATCTACGAGCCTCAAATTCCCTGGGTACTGTCTGCATTACATAGAATCACTGGGATATATCTTGGCCTCATATTTTTTAGTTGTACCATACTTTTAGGTGTATCGTCAATATTTAATCTAGATATTAGtacgaagaagatgaaagatTGGTACAAGAGATACATTCCAACGTATGCCAGTGTTCTAAACAGAATTTTATTGAGTTACTTCGTGAGTTTCCACTCCTTCAATGGTATAAGACACCTTGTTTGGGATACTGGCAGACAGTTAAGCAATCAAGGCGTTATAAGGACAGGCTATGTGGTCATTGGCTTATCCACTCTAGTTGGCACCTATTTGTTAAGCATTTAA
- the NCW1 gene encoding Ncw1p (similar to Saccharomyces cerevisiae YMR122W-A; ancestral locus Anc_2.416), which produces MANASNITTNSALVSNAAVAASSVTAVATAVANASNTTSNSSTSTTASSNAAAGMVANPVSWKYGFAMGAVVAGSFILGSGI; this is translated from the coding sequence atggCTAACGCTTCTAACATCACCACTAACTCTGCTTTAGTTTCTAACGCTGCCGTTGCTGCCTCCTCCGTTACTGCCGTTGCTACTGCTGTCGCTAACGCTTCCAACACCACCTCCAACTCTTCTACCAGCACCACCGCCTCTTCTAATGCTGCTGCCGGTATGGTCGCCAACCCAGTCTCCTGGAAGTACGGTTTCGCCATGGGTGCTGTTGTCGCCGGTTCTTTCATCTTAGGTTCTGGTatctaa
- the KAFR0A00470 gene encoding uncharacterized protein (similar to Saccharomyces cerevisiae ADE16 (YLR028C) and ADE17 (YMR120C); ancestral locus Anc_2.418) produces the protein MSSSQLAILSVYDKTGLLEVAQALNSHNVRIIASGGTARLLRENDVPVEDVSAITQAPEMLGGRVKTLHPAVHGGILARSNESDANELAKLNIDKIDYVVCNLYPFKETVAKENITMGEAIEEIDIGGITLLRAAAKNHERVTILSDPKDYSNFITNLNESKVTQDFRNKLALKAFEHTASYDAAISDFLRRTYSQNEKMLQLRYGTNPHQSDAQAFIGEGANTLPLKVLNGSPGYINLLDALNSWPLVKELSQSLKYPAAASFKHVSPAGAAVGLPLDDIERQIYFVNDIANINSSSLACAYARARGADRMSSFGDWIALSHVVDVTTAKIISREVSDGVIAPGYDSEALEILQKKKGGRYCVLQMDPDYIPKDIETREVYGISLQQKRDDSIIDTSSFSKIVSKNKDINEQALIDLTVATIALKYTQSNSVCYARNGMTIGLGAGQQSRIHCTRLAGDKADNWWFRQHPRVLGIKWAKGVKRPEKSNVIDLYVTGQIPTDEKEKADYESKFEVVPEPLNETERNEWLAELKGVALSSDAFFPFPDNVYRAAKSGVKYIAAPAGSVMDEVVFSTADALDMVFTVNSLRLFHH, from the coding sequence ATGTCATCTTCTCAACTTGCTATTCTCTCAGTCTACGATAAGACAGGTCTGCTCGAAGTCGCACAAGCATTGAACTCTCATAACGTTCGTATTATTGCCTCCGGTGGTACCGCAAGATTATTAAGGGAAAATGACGTTCCTGTTGAAGATGTCTCTGCAATTACTCAAGCACCAGAAATGCTAGGCGGTAGAGTGAAAACTTTGCATCCCGCAGTGCACGGTGGCATTTTAGCCAGAAGCAATGAATCAGACGCAAATGAATTGGCCAAATTGAAtatagataaaattgattacGTTGTTTGTAATCTATATCCTTTCAAAGAAACCGTCgctaaagaaaatatcacCATGGGTGAAGCCATCGAAGAAATTGACATCGGTGGTATCACACTTTTAAGAGCTGCTGCAAAGAATCATGAAAGAGTAACAATTTTATCCGATCCAAAGGATTATTCCAATTTTATTAccaatttgaatgaatctAAAGTTACTCAGGATTTTAGAAATAAATTGGCTTTGAAAGCATTCGAGCACACTGCAAGCTATGATGCTGCAATCTCAGACTTTCTAAGGAGAACCTACTCAcagaatgaaaaaatgCTTCAATTACGCTATGGTACAAATCCTCATCAGTCTGACGCACAGGCTTTTATTGGCGAAGGAGCTAACACTTTGCCTTTGAAAGTACTTAATGGTTCTCCAGGTTATATTAATCTGTTGGATGCATTAAACTCTTGGCCTTTAGTTAAAGAATTATCACAATCATTGAAGTATCCGGCAGCTGCTTCATTCAAGCATGTATCACCGGCTGGTGCAGCTGTAGGGTTGCCATTAGATGACATTGAGAGACAAATTTATTTCGTTAATGACATTGCTAACATCAACTCATCCTCATTAGCTTGTGCTTATGCTAGAGCCCGTGGTGCTGATAGAATGTCATCCTTTGGTGATTGGATTGCCTTATCCCATGTTGTGGATGTAACAACCGCTAAGATCATCTCTAGAGAAGTTAGTGATGGTGTTATCGCTCCAGGTTACGACTCTGAAGcattagaaattttacaaaagaagaagggCGGCAGATATTGTGTTTTACAAATGGATCCAGACTACATTCCAAAGGACATTGAAACAAGAGAAGTTTACGGTATTTCATTACAACAAAAAAGAGATGATTCTATCATCGAtacatcttctttttccaaaattgtctccaaaaataaagatattaaCGAGCAGGCATTGATTGATTTAACAGTAGCTACCATTGCATTGAAATACACGCAATCAAATTCTGTATGCTATGCAAGGAATGGTATGACGATCGGACTTGGTGCTGGTCAACAATCCAGAATCCACTGTACCAGATTGGCTGGTGACAAAGCAGATAATTGGTGGTTCAGACAACACCCAAGAGTTTTAGGTATCAAATGGGCGAAGGGTGTCAAGAGGCcagaaaaatcaaatgtCATCGACCTTTACGTCACTGGACAAATTCCAACtgatgaaaaggaaaaggcAGACTATGAATCCAAGTTCGAAGTGGTGCCAGAACCATTGAATGAGACcgaaagaaatgaatggCTAGCAGAATTAAAAGGTGTAGCCCTTTCCTCGGATGCATTTTTTCCATTCCCTGACAACGTTTATAGAGCCGCTAAATCAGGTGTCAAGTATATTGCTGCCCCAGCGGGTTCAGTGATGGATGAAGTTGTCTTCAGTACTGCAGATGCGTTAGATATGGTTTTTACCGTAAATTCACTTCGTTTATTCCATCATTAA